In Arthrobacter sp. B3I4, the following proteins share a genomic window:
- a CDS encoding pirin family protein, with amino-acid sequence MTNLEVLPPEEVCPAAHSVDGAASGPCLQLWPAREVPLGGVRAMNVSRTLPQRGLPTVGAWCFLDSFGPDRVAMSVLPHPHTGLQTVTWPLTGTIRHRDSVGSDVIVRPGELNIMTAGRGISHSEFAVLPPAALPAGDVPGAPLQELPSPELPLQRGLQFWVALPDAERHRDPAFEQHRELPVIRGESYAATVIVGTLAGTTSPATTYSPIVGADISGAGRISLPLQPAFEHAVLVLDGALVLDGEEVLPGPLGYLGSGRSTLELDAAPGTRFILLGGEPFEEELLMWWNFVGRSHDEVAQWRLEWEAQAGLLEADAAQARFGLVSGHGPDAGPESGRIPAPPLPGVPLRPRRRH; translated from the coding sequence GTGACGAACCTCGAAGTCCTTCCGCCTGAAGAAGTCTGCCCGGCCGCGCACAGCGTGGACGGCGCCGCAAGCGGGCCGTGCCTGCAACTGTGGCCGGCGCGGGAGGTCCCGCTGGGCGGGGTCCGGGCCATGAACGTCTCCCGGACCCTTCCGCAGCGGGGACTGCCCACGGTGGGCGCGTGGTGTTTCCTGGACAGCTTCGGCCCGGATCGGGTGGCCATGTCCGTCCTCCCCCACCCGCACACCGGGCTGCAGACCGTCACATGGCCGCTGACCGGGACCATCCGGCACCGGGACAGTGTGGGCAGCGACGTGATCGTCCGGCCCGGGGAACTGAACATCATGACAGCCGGCCGCGGCATCTCGCACTCGGAGTTCGCGGTGCTTCCCCCGGCGGCGCTTCCGGCGGGAGACGTGCCAGGCGCCCCGTTGCAGGAGTTGCCGTCACCGGAACTGCCGCTGCAGCGCGGGCTGCAGTTCTGGGTCGCGTTGCCGGACGCGGAACGGCACCGGGACCCGGCGTTCGAGCAGCACCGCGAGCTGCCGGTAATCCGCGGTGAAAGCTACGCCGCGACCGTCATCGTGGGGACGCTCGCCGGCACCACCTCGCCGGCGACGACGTACTCCCCGATTGTGGGGGCCGACATCAGCGGCGCCGGCAGGATCAGCCTGCCGCTGCAGCCGGCGTTCGAGCACGCCGTCCTCGTACTCGACGGCGCCCTGGTCCTCGACGGCGAGGAGGTGCTGCCCGGACCGCTGGGCTACCTCGGCTCAGGGCGCAGCACCCTGGAGCTCGACGCCGCGCCGGGCACGCGCTTCATCCTGCTGGGCGGTGAGCCGTTCGAGGAGGAACTGCTGATGTGGTGGAACTTCGTCGGTCGCAGCCACGATGAGGTGGCGCAGTGGCGGCTGGAGTGGGAAGCCCAGGCCGGTCTCCTCGAGGCGGACGCAGCGCAGGCCAGATTCGGGCTGGTGTCCGGGCATGGTCCCGACGCCGGCCCGGAATCCGGCCGGATCCCGGCACCGCCGCTGCCCGGGGTGCCGCTGCGCCCCCGTCGACGGCACTAA
- a CDS encoding pyridoxal phosphate-dependent aminotransferase gives MAEFKQSTKLHNVLYDIRGPILQAAQQMEAEGHRILKLNIGNPAPFGFEAPDAILVDMIRHLPHAQGYSDSRGIFSARTAVSQYYQTRGIQNIHVDDIYLGNGVSELITMSLMALLDDGDEVLIPTPDYPLWTASVALASGKPVHYLCDEESGWQPDLDDLEAKITPRTKGIVVINPNNPTGAVYPEETLRKIVALAEKHGLVIFADEIYEKILYEDAVHVNMASLTDDDVLCLTFSGLSKAYRVCGYRAGWMAISGPKKDAADYLEGINLLANMRLCANVPAQHAIQTALGGYQSINDLILPGGRLLEQRNKAYDMLNAIPGVSTQQARGAMYLFPRLDPEVYHIRDDEKFVLDLLRQQKILVSHGRAFNWVRPDHFRMVTLPNVKDLEEAINRMAEFLSRYQGN, from the coding sequence ATGGCAGAATTCAAGCAGTCCACCAAGCTTCATAATGTCCTCTACGACATCCGTGGACCGATTCTTCAGGCCGCCCAGCAGATGGAGGCAGAGGGTCACCGCATCCTCAAACTGAACATCGGCAACCCGGCCCCGTTTGGCTTTGAAGCGCCGGACGCGATCCTGGTGGACATGATCCGCCACCTGCCGCACGCCCAGGGCTACAGCGATTCCCGCGGCATTTTCTCCGCCCGCACCGCCGTCTCGCAGTACTACCAGACACGCGGAATCCAGAACATCCACGTCGATGACATCTACCTGGGCAACGGCGTCAGCGAACTCATCACGATGTCGCTGATGGCCCTGCTGGACGACGGCGACGAGGTGCTCATTCCGACCCCGGACTACCCGCTCTGGACGGCTTCCGTGGCCCTGGCCAGCGGGAAGCCGGTGCACTACCTTTGCGACGAGGAATCCGGCTGGCAGCCTGACCTGGACGACCTCGAAGCGAAGATCACGCCGCGGACCAAGGGCATCGTGGTGATCAACCCCAACAACCCCACCGGCGCCGTCTACCCCGAGGAAACGCTGCGCAAGATCGTCGCCCTGGCCGAAAAGCACGGACTGGTGATCTTCGCCGACGAGATCTACGAAAAGATCCTTTACGAGGACGCCGTGCACGTGAACATGGCCAGCCTCACGGACGATGACGTGCTCTGCCTTACCTTCAGCGGACTCTCCAAGGCCTACCGGGTCTGCGGCTACCGGGCCGGTTGGATGGCCATCTCGGGCCCCAAGAAGGACGCTGCCGACTATTTGGAAGGCATCAACCTGCTGGCCAACATGCGCCTGTGTGCCAACGTGCCGGCGCAGCATGCCATCCAGACCGCCCTCGGCGGCTACCAGAGCATCAACGACCTGATCCTGCCGGGCGGCCGGTTGCTGGAGCAACGTAACAAGGCGTACGACATGCTGAACGCGATCCCCGGCGTTAGCACCCAGCAGGCCCGCGGCGCGATGTACCTGTTCCCGCGCCTGGATCCCGAGGTTTACCACATCCGTGATGACGAGAAGTTCGTCCTGGACCTGCTGCGCCAGCAGAAGATCCTCGTCTCCCACGGCCGGGCTTTCAACTGGGTCCGGCCGGACCACTTCCGCATGGTGACCCTGCCGAACGTCAAGGACCTGGAAGAGGCGATCAACCGCATGGCGGAGTTCCTGAGCCGGTACCAGGGCAACTAG
- a CDS encoding ABC transporter substrate-binding protein — protein sequence MKEIRQRALGRRAFGGLAAGVGLALALSACGGSSNPLSSAPASGGSSGSAGGALVIGSADFTESQIIAEVYAGALNAAGVTASTKPNIGSREVYFKAVQDGSVDVIPDYSGNLLLHVNKDATEVSAEDIVKALPGKLPDGLGVLDAAKAEDKDAMVVTKATAEKYKLKSIEDMAKVCSELVIGAPATFAERAYGLPGLKKNYNCVPKKLEPFSDGGGPVTVKALLSDQVQVADIYTTTPAIADNDLVVLEDPKNNFIAQQVLPLYNKAKMTDKAKEALNAVSKQLTTEDLINLNRAVGGSQKQNPKDAAAAWLKDKGLVK from the coding sequence ATGAAGGAAATCCGCCAACGAGCACTGGGCAGGCGCGCATTCGGCGGCCTGGCCGCCGGCGTCGGCCTGGCCCTGGCACTGTCCGCGTGCGGCGGCTCGTCCAATCCGCTGTCCTCGGCGCCTGCCAGCGGCGGCTCCTCCGGGAGTGCCGGCGGGGCGCTCGTGATCGGCTCAGCCGACTTCACCGAAAGCCAGATCATCGCCGAAGTCTACGCCGGGGCGCTTAACGCGGCCGGAGTCACGGCCAGCACCAAACCCAACATTGGCTCCCGCGAGGTCTACTTCAAGGCCGTGCAGGACGGCTCCGTCGACGTCATTCCCGACTACAGCGGCAACCTGCTGCTGCACGTGAACAAGGACGCCACCGAGGTCTCCGCCGAAGACATCGTCAAGGCGCTGCCCGGCAAGCTCCCGGACGGCCTCGGCGTGCTGGACGCGGCCAAGGCCGAGGACAAGGACGCCATGGTGGTCACGAAGGCCACCGCGGAGAAGTACAAGCTCAAGTCGATCGAGGACATGGCCAAGGTCTGCAGCGAGCTTGTCATCGGTGCCCCTGCAACCTTCGCCGAACGCGCTTACGGGCTGCCGGGATTGAAGAAGAACTACAACTGCGTGCCCAAGAAGCTTGAGCCGTTCAGCGACGGCGGCGGCCCCGTCACCGTCAAGGCCCTGCTCTCGGACCAGGTCCAGGTCGCCGATATCTACACCACCACCCCGGCCATCGCGGACAACGATCTGGTGGTGCTGGAAGACCCGAAGAACAACTTCATCGCCCAGCAGGTCCTTCCGCTGTACAACAAGGCGAAGATGACGGACAAGGCGAAAGAGGCGCTCAATGCCGTCTCCAAGCAGCTCACCACCGAGGACCTGATCAACCTCAACCGGGCGGTCGGCGGCAGCCAGAAGCAGAATCCCAAGGACGCCGCTGCGGCGTGGCTGAAGGACAAGGGCCTGGTCAAGTAG
- the xseA gene encoding exodeoxyribonuclease VII large subunit: MSEETTAASTLSPTAAGTSPDNPWPLQLLSQKLKMYIDRAPSAWVEGQVIELNRRGTNAYLTLRDIDAEISLPASVWTSVLDRQATPLERGSRVVALIKAEFWLKTGRLNMSVKDIRPVGLGDLLARIERLRQALAAEGLFADSRKKRLPLLPHRIGLITGRDSDAKKDVLRNAALRWPAVEFEIREVAVQGNTAVAQILAALRELDAHPVVDVIVIARGGGALEDLLPFSSEELIRAVAEAATPVVSAIGHEADRPILDDVADLRASTPTDAAKRIVPDVVEELARVRQARDQLRRGVTRLVERETDRLTSLRSRPALAAPEGMITTRLDDVGRLKNRSHAAVNTAVVRAADQLVHLRAQVRALSPQKTLDRGYAVVQLDDGNTVPGTRHEVIRHPDQAPAGTALAVRVAGGRFTARSTGDENTGDGNTNG, encoded by the coding sequence ATGTCTGAAGAAACAACCGCAGCCAGCACCCTGTCCCCCACCGCGGCGGGCACCAGCCCGGATAACCCGTGGCCCCTGCAGTTACTCTCGCAGAAACTCAAGATGTATATCGACCGCGCGCCCTCGGCGTGGGTCGAAGGCCAGGTCATTGAACTCAACCGGCGGGGCACCAACGCGTACCTTACGCTCCGGGACATCGACGCGGAGATCTCGCTGCCCGCCTCCGTGTGGACCAGCGTGCTGGACCGCCAAGCGACGCCGCTGGAGCGCGGGTCGCGGGTCGTGGCGCTGATCAAGGCCGAGTTCTGGCTGAAAACCGGCCGGTTGAACATGTCGGTCAAGGACATCCGGCCGGTGGGCCTGGGTGACCTGTTGGCCCGGATCGAGCGGCTGCGCCAGGCCCTGGCGGCGGAAGGACTCTTTGCGGACTCCCGCAAAAAGCGCCTGCCCCTGCTCCCCCACCGGATCGGCCTCATCACCGGGCGCGACTCGGACGCCAAGAAGGACGTACTCCGAAACGCGGCACTGCGCTGGCCCGCCGTCGAGTTCGAGATCCGCGAGGTGGCCGTCCAGGGGAACACCGCGGTGGCCCAGATTCTGGCCGCGCTGCGGGAACTGGATGCCCACCCGGTGGTGGACGTGATCGTCATCGCCCGCGGCGGCGGCGCCCTGGAGGACCTGCTCCCGTTCAGCAGTGAAGAGCTGATCCGCGCAGTGGCCGAAGCGGCCACGCCGGTCGTCAGCGCCATTGGCCATGAGGCGGACCGGCCCATCCTGGACGACGTCGCGGACCTGCGCGCCTCGACGCCGACCGACGCAGCGAAGCGGATCGTCCCCGATGTTGTGGAGGAACTGGCCAGGGTGAGGCAGGCACGCGACCAGCTTCGCCGCGGCGTGACCCGCCTGGTGGAACGGGAAACGGACCGATTGACGTCCCTCCGCTCCCGGCCGGCGCTGGCAGCTCCGGAGGGCATGATCACCACCAGGCTCGACGACGTCGGTCGGCTAAAGAACCGCTCCCACGCTGCCGTCAACACCGCAGTGGTCCGGGCGGCCGACCAGCTGGTCCACCTCAGGGCGCAGGTACGGGCCCTGTCACCGCAGAAAACGCTGGACCGCGGCTACGCCGTCGTCCAGCTCGACGACGGCAACACGGTCCCCGGAACCCGGCATGAGGTCATCCGCCACCCCGACCAGGCCCCGGCCGGCACTGCCTTGGCCGTGCGAGTCGCGGGCGGCAGGTTCACGGCCCGGTCGACTGGCGACGAGAACACTGGCGACGGGAACACCAACGGGTAA
- a CDS encoding ABC transporter ATP-binding protein — MAEAMIEFQSVTKQYQGGQAAVDDLTMSIDKGSITVLVGPSGCGKTTSLRMINRMVEPTAGTITVDGQDITSVPAAQLRRSMGYVMQSSGLMPHRSVLDNIATVPRLNGVSKAASRKRAQELLDVVGLASGLGRRYPSQLSGGQQQRVGVARALAADPPVLLMDEPFSAVDPVVRDELQKELLRLQRDLAKTIVFVTHDIDEATVLGDKVAVFVTGGKLAQYATPEEILRAPASDFVASFVGHDRGFRHLAFSPSDGVTIHPVDTVRVDELDRGTGTGANDWQLVVDSDGRPLGWSAPGAGPAKVPGGSLFRKGETLRRALDAALSSPSGLGVAVDADGRVAGVITAEEVLAVIAADRRVRQGVV, encoded by the coding sequence ATGGCAGAGGCCATGATCGAGTTCCAGAGCGTCACCAAGCAGTATCAAGGCGGCCAGGCCGCCGTCGATGACCTCACCATGTCCATCGACAAGGGTTCCATCACCGTCCTCGTCGGCCCGTCAGGCTGCGGCAAGACTACCTCGCTGCGGATGATCAACCGCATGGTTGAACCGACCGCGGGCACCATCACCGTGGACGGGCAGGACATCACCTCCGTTCCGGCCGCGCAGCTGCGCCGTTCGATGGGCTACGTCATGCAGTCCTCGGGGCTGATGCCCCACCGCTCCGTGCTGGACAACATCGCCACCGTTCCGCGGCTCAACGGCGTGTCCAAAGCGGCGTCCCGCAAGCGCGCCCAGGAACTGCTCGACGTCGTCGGCCTTGCCTCTGGGCTGGGCCGGCGCTACCCCTCACAGCTTTCCGGCGGCCAGCAGCAGCGCGTGGGCGTAGCCCGTGCCCTCGCCGCGGACCCGCCGGTGCTGCTGATGGACGAACCGTTCAGCGCCGTGGACCCGGTGGTGCGCGATGAGCTGCAGAAAGAACTGCTCCGCCTCCAGCGCGACCTGGCCAAAACCATCGTGTTCGTCACCCACGACATCGACGAGGCCACAGTACTGGGCGACAAGGTGGCCGTCTTCGTCACCGGCGGGAAGCTGGCGCAGTACGCCACGCCCGAAGAAATCCTGCGTGCCCCAGCCAGCGACTTCGTCGCCTCCTTCGTCGGCCATGACCGCGGCTTCCGGCACTTGGCGTTCAGCCCCTCCGACGGCGTGACCATCCATCCGGTGGACACCGTCCGTGTCGACGAACTCGATCGCGGCACCGGTACTGGGGCAAACGACTGGCAACTCGTGGTTGACAGTGACGGCCGGCCGCTGGGCTGGAGTGCGCCGGGCGCCGGCCCAGCCAAGGTCCCGGGCGGGTCCCTCTTCCGGAAGGGCGAGACCCTCCGGCGTGCGCTCGACGCGGCCTTGTCTTCGCCGTCCGGGCTGGGCGTGGCAGTGGATGCAGACGGCCGCGTGGCCGGCGTGATCACCGCCGAAGAGGTGCTCGCCGTGATCGCCGCGGACCGCCGGGTGCGGCAGGGCGTGGTCTGA
- a CDS encoding ABC transporter permease: protein MSNVFTDTFAWLADPQHWAGSSGIPVRLAEHLQYTGLVMLIATAIAVPIGLYVGHTGRGRVAVVALAGALRALPTLGLLTLFVLLAGIGLMPPVWALVILTVPPLLAGTYAGISSVDRNVVDAARAMGMTELQVLFRAEFPNALPVMYGGFRTGVLQVIATVSVVAYINLGGLGRYLFDGLVLSDFPQMLGGSLLIAVLAIAVDSLLVLCQRLFLTRGAARTPDRSHQAAVDLTDPATVEAVVQGGTS, encoded by the coding sequence ATGAGCAACGTCTTCACCGACACCTTCGCCTGGCTGGCTGACCCGCAGCACTGGGCCGGCAGCAGCGGCATCCCGGTGCGGCTCGCCGAGCACCTGCAGTACACCGGGCTGGTCATGCTGATCGCCACCGCCATCGCTGTTCCGATCGGGCTCTACGTCGGGCACACCGGCCGCGGGCGGGTGGCAGTGGTGGCACTCGCCGGGGCGCTGCGCGCGCTGCCGACCCTCGGGCTGCTGACGCTATTCGTCCTGCTCGCCGGAATCGGTTTGATGCCGCCGGTCTGGGCGCTTGTCATCCTGACCGTGCCGCCGCTGCTGGCGGGCACCTACGCGGGAATCTCCAGCGTGGACCGCAACGTCGTGGACGCGGCCCGGGCCATGGGCATGACGGAGCTGCAGGTGCTTTTCCGGGCCGAATTCCCGAACGCGCTCCCGGTCATGTACGGCGGTTTCCGCACCGGCGTGCTCCAGGTGATCGCCACCGTGTCGGTCGTCGCTTACATCAACCTGGGCGGGCTGGGCCGCTACCTCTTCGACGGTCTCGTGCTTTCCGACTTCCCGCAGATGCTGGGCGGCTCGCTGCTCATTGCGGTGCTCGCGATCGCCGTCGACTCTTTGCTTGTTCTATGCCAGCGGCTCTTCCTGACCCGCGGAGCCGCCCGCACACCGGACCGCAGCCACCAGGCCGCGGTTGATCTCACAGACCCCGCGACCGTGGAGGCTGTTGTTCAAGGAGGTACGTCATGA
- a CDS encoding nitronate monooxygenase, with amino-acid sequence MSQDIFGTRVIAAPMAGGTSTPAFVTAVHRAGGLGFLAAGYKDVAAMEAHIRAARDAGTRFGLNVFVPDPAQLPPSAAVLAEVEQYRLRLAADARRYGVELPRLRLDDDDEWQGKIDSLLADPVELVSFTFGLPGADVVRALQRAGSAVLATVTTVAEARQAAEQGVDALVVQHASAGGHSAAFAAAEVPGSGVPGTTAELTAAVRAAVALPLVAAGGIMGAADLQSVLAAGAQAGQLGTALLRTDESGTRQLHKDALADPHFTQTALTRAFTGRQARALVNEFVRDHPDAPEAYPAVHHLTAPLRAAAAAAGDAERLNLWAGTGWQRARSGSVAEILAGLLG; translated from the coding sequence ATGTCGCAGGACATCTTCGGCACCAGGGTCATCGCCGCACCGATGGCGGGCGGAACCTCCACCCCCGCGTTCGTGACCGCCGTACACCGGGCCGGGGGCCTGGGCTTCCTGGCGGCCGGCTACAAGGATGTGGCCGCCATGGAGGCGCACATCCGCGCAGCGCGGGACGCCGGCACGCGGTTCGGCCTGAACGTGTTCGTTCCGGATCCGGCCCAGCTTCCGCCTTCGGCTGCCGTGCTGGCGGAAGTGGAGCAGTACCGGCTGCGGCTGGCAGCCGACGCGCGGCGTTACGGCGTGGAGCTGCCGCGCTTGCGCCTTGACGACGACGACGAATGGCAGGGCAAGATCGACTCCCTGCTCGCTGACCCGGTGGAACTGGTCAGCTTCACCTTCGGGCTGCCCGGGGCGGACGTCGTCCGCGCCCTGCAGCGGGCCGGCTCGGCGGTGCTGGCCACCGTCACCACCGTGGCCGAGGCGCGGCAGGCGGCCGAACAGGGGGTGGACGCCCTAGTGGTGCAGCACGCGAGCGCCGGCGGCCACAGCGCAGCGTTCGCCGCTGCAGAGGTTCCGGGGTCCGGCGTTCCGGGCACGACGGCGGAGCTGACCGCCGCGGTGCGCGCCGCCGTCGCCCTCCCCCTGGTCGCCGCCGGCGGAATCATGGGCGCCGCGGACCTTCAAAGCGTCCTGGCCGCCGGGGCGCAGGCTGGACAGCTCGGTACTGCGCTGCTCCGCACCGACGAAAGCGGCACCCGGCAGTTGCACAAGGACGCCCTGGCGGATCCGCACTTCACGCAGACCGCACTGACCCGTGCTTTTACCGGACGGCAGGCCCGGGCGCTGGTCAACGAGTTTGTCCGCGACCACCCCGATGCGCCGGAAGCTTACCCCGCCGTGCACCACCTCACCGCGCCGCTGCGTGCCGCTGCCGCCGCAGCCGGGGACGCGGAGCGGCTCAACCTGTGGGCCGGAACCGGGTGGCAGCGGGCGCGGTCCGGTTCGGTCGCGGAAATTCTGGCCGGGCTGCTCGGCTGA
- a CDS encoding N-acetylglucosamine kinase: MTHSDIPPAAGAASPAASGAVIGLDIGGTKTRGVRFEGGRAVADESVGSANVQNVSAGEAAGNLAELFARIGGGSVSQVYAGAGGIDTDDDAAALAALIAPHVPGARITVVHDSRLLLAAGGASTGVAVIAGTGSAAWGRNAQGEEARAGGWGYLLGDEGSGYWLGREAVRHSLRRMNQGLDPDELTRALLDSCGVDHPNKLIALFHSPATGRRFWAQRARLVVDAADAGHAPSQALINQAGLDLAALAGQAVRQLGIEGPVILGSGLGMNVPRLQESFRRALTAAGITDVRVLRQEPVFGVLQLVAEQG; this comes from the coding sequence GTGACTCATTCTGACATCCCCCCTGCGGCCGGTGCCGCTTCGCCTGCTGCCTCCGGCGCCGTGATCGGCCTCGACATCGGGGGCACCAAGACCCGCGGCGTCCGGTTCGAGGGTGGCCGGGCCGTGGCCGATGAATCCGTGGGCAGCGCCAACGTCCAGAACGTGTCGGCCGGGGAGGCAGCCGGCAACCTCGCGGAACTGTTCGCCCGGATCGGCGGCGGCAGCGTTTCCCAGGTTTACGCAGGCGCCGGCGGCATCGACACCGACGACGACGCCGCCGCGCTCGCCGCCCTGATCGCCCCGCACGTTCCGGGCGCCAGGATCACCGTCGTGCACGATTCGCGCCTCCTGCTCGCGGCAGGCGGGGCCAGCACCGGCGTCGCCGTGATCGCAGGAACCGGCTCGGCCGCGTGGGGCCGGAACGCCCAGGGCGAGGAAGCCCGGGCCGGCGGCTGGGGCTACCTGCTCGGGGACGAAGGCAGCGGCTATTGGCTGGGCCGCGAGGCCGTACGCCACAGCCTCCGCCGGATGAACCAGGGCCTTGATCCGGATGAGCTCACCCGGGCGCTGCTGGACTCGTGCGGCGTCGACCACCCGAACAAGCTGATTGCCTTGTTCCATTCGCCTGCGACCGGCCGCCGCTTCTGGGCCCAGCGGGCACGGCTGGTCGTCGATGCGGCGGACGCCGGCCATGCACCGAGCCAGGCGCTGATCAACCAGGCCGGTCTGGACCTCGCCGCGCTGGCCGGGCAGGCCGTACGGCAGCTTGGCATCGAGGGGCCGGTCATCCTGGGCAGCGGGTTGGGCATGAACGTGCCGCGGCTGCAGGAATCGTTCCGCAGGGCACTGACGGCCGCAGGTATCACCGACGTCCGGGTGCTGCGGCAGGAGCCTGTTTTCGGGGTCCTCCAGCTCGTGGCCGAGCAGGGCTAA
- a CDS encoding ABC transporter permease, with translation MEWFLANSGHVFSLAGQHLVLAVLPMVFGLLISLPLAQLARQNRTLRTVVLTASSLLYTIPSLALFIILPTVLGTRILDPANVVVALTIYAVALLVRAALDAFDSVDEDLQQAAVAMGFRPLARFLQIDLPLSLPVLFAGLRVVSVSNISLVSVAALLGIGNLGMLFTSGLQRDFVTEVLVGIIAILVLALLMDAALVLLERLLTPWARAGTGKSGQTSEPAAALPLSGAASGASV, from the coding sequence ATGGAGTGGTTCCTGGCCAACAGCGGACACGTCTTCAGCCTTGCCGGCCAGCACCTCGTCCTCGCGGTCCTGCCCATGGTCTTCGGCCTGCTGATTTCCCTTCCGCTGGCCCAGCTGGCCAGGCAAAACCGGACGCTGCGCACGGTGGTCCTTACTGCCTCCTCGTTGCTGTACACGATTCCGTCGCTGGCGCTTTTCATTATTCTTCCCACCGTGCTGGGGACCCGGATTCTGGACCCGGCCAACGTGGTGGTGGCGCTGACCATCTACGCTGTGGCGCTCCTGGTCCGCGCCGCCCTGGATGCCTTCGACTCCGTCGACGAGGACCTGCAGCAGGCCGCTGTGGCCATGGGCTTCAGGCCGCTGGCACGGTTCCTGCAGATCGACCTTCCGCTGTCCCTGCCGGTCCTGTTCGCCGGGCTCCGGGTGGTCTCGGTCAGCAACATCTCCCTGGTCAGCGTCGCCGCGCTGCTGGGCATCGGTAATCTGGGGATGCTCTTCACCTCAGGACTCCAACGCGACTTTGTCACCGAAGTACTGGTCGGCATCATTGCGATCCTGGTGCTGGCGCTGCTGATGGACGCGGCGCTGGTGCTGCTGGAGCGGCTGCTGACGCCATGGGCCCGGGCGGGCACCGGGAAATCAGGGCAAACCAGTGAACCGGCGGCCGCGCTCCCGCTGTCCGGCGCGGCATCGGGGGCGTCCGTATGA
- a CDS encoding NUDIX hydrolase — protein sequence MTLQFDTRPAAYGVIIRDDSLLLAYWKQGGREGWTLPGGGLDLAEHPVDGCRREIFEETGYDAEIGAMLGIDVGHWPAEARLDGGVRDFQSLRLVYEASIAGGELRHEVGGSTTHAAWVPLAEVAGLNRVSLVDAALRLYRERPLDGRLP from the coding sequence ATGACCCTGCAATTCGACACCCGCCCCGCCGCCTACGGAGTCATCATCCGCGATGACTCGCTCCTGCTGGCCTACTGGAAGCAGGGCGGCCGCGAGGGCTGGACGTTGCCCGGCGGCGGCCTGGACCTTGCGGAGCACCCGGTGGACGGGTGCCGCCGGGAGATTTTCGAGGAGACCGGCTACGACGCCGAGATCGGCGCCATGCTCGGGATCGACGTCGGCCACTGGCCCGCCGAGGCCAGGCTCGACGGCGGTGTGCGGGACTTCCAGTCGCTGCGGCTGGTCTACGAGGCCAGCATCGCCGGCGGGGAACTGCGGCATGAGGTCGGCGGCAGCACCACCCATGCGGCGTGGGTGCCGCTGGCCGAGGTGGCAGGACTGAACCGGGTCTCGCTGGTGGACGCCGCTCTTCGGCTGTACCGGGAACGGCCGCTGGACGGCAGGCTTCCCTGA
- a CDS encoding exodeoxyribonuclease VII small subunit: MAAESAAGPQPNSDIDGLSYEEAREQLVGVVSKLETGGASLEDSLALWERGEALAKRCEQWLEGARKRLAAARDHAAHEG, encoded by the coding sequence ATGGCAGCAGAGAGCGCGGCCGGCCCGCAGCCGAATTCGGATATCGACGGGCTGAGCTATGAAGAGGCGCGTGAACAACTTGTCGGCGTCGTCAGCAAGCTCGAGACCGGCGGCGCGAGCCTGGAGGACTCCCTCGCGCTGTGGGAACGCGGAGAGGCCCTCGCTAAGCGCTGTGAACAGTGGCTCGAAGGCGCACGCAAGCGGCTTGCCGCCGCGCGCGACCACGCCGCCCACGAAGGCTAG
- a CDS encoding polyphosphate kinase 2 family protein: MAAVVNFDKTPSETLRAGKQFSLTDVDPGSTPGYAGDKAAGEQLLSELDSRLTQLQEQLFAESRTGGKKRLLLVLQAMDTAGKGGIVNHVMGQMNPQGVQLKSFKAPTPEEQSYDFLWRIEKEVPAAGMVGVFDRSHYEDVLIHRVHRWADAGELERRYRSINEFEARQTSAGTKIVKVMLHISRGEQQERLLARLEDPAKRWKYSSNDLRERAFWDDYMDAYQAAFEQTSSDHAPWHVIPANKKWYARIAVQQLLLDALEEMALEWPVPDLDVEMERELVRRS, from the coding sequence ATGGCAGCTGTCGTGAACTTCGACAAGACACCCTCGGAGACCCTGCGGGCAGGCAAGCAGTTCAGCCTCACCGACGTCGACCCCGGGTCCACGCCGGGTTACGCCGGGGACAAGGCCGCCGGCGAGCAGTTGCTCAGCGAACTCGACAGCCGGCTCACCCAGCTGCAGGAACAGCTCTTTGCCGAGTCGAGGACCGGAGGGAAGAAGCGGCTGCTGCTCGTCCTGCAGGCGATGGACACCGCCGGCAAGGGCGGGATCGTCAACCACGTGATGGGCCAGATGAACCCGCAGGGCGTGCAGCTGAAGTCCTTCAAGGCCCCGACACCGGAGGAACAGTCCTACGACTTCCTCTGGCGGATCGAAAAAGAAGTCCCCGCGGCCGGCATGGTCGGCGTCTTCGACCGGTCCCACTACGAGGACGTCCTGATCCACCGCGTGCACCGCTGGGCGGATGCGGGCGAGCTGGAACGCCGCTACCGGTCCATCAACGAGTTTGAGGCGAGGCAGACGTCCGCCGGGACGAAGATCGTCAAGGTCATGTTGCACATCAGCCGCGGCGAGCAGCAGGAACGGCTGCTGGCCCGGCTGGAGGACCCCGCCAAGCGGTGGAAGTACAGCAGCAACGACCTCAGGGAACGCGCCTTCTGGGACGACTACATGGACGCCTATCAGGCGGCGTTTGAACAGACCAGCTCCGACCACGCGCCCTGGCACGTGATTCCGGCGAACAAGAAGTGGTACGCCCGGATCGCGGTCCAACAGCTGCTGCTGGACGCCCTGGAGGAAATGGCGCTCGAGTGGCCGGTGCCCGATCTCGATGTTGAAATGGAACGCGAGCTGGTCCGGCGCTCCTAG